DNA sequence from the Glycine soja cultivar W05 chromosome 18, ASM419377v2, whole genome shotgun sequence genome:
TTCAAATAACTTGAATAAACATCCAAAATTTGAACATTAACTTCACTGTATTCTTATATAAATGTCTCAAAAATTAACTAACAGTGAGTTTAGAAGTCCTCAGTTTACAACCAACAATAAAAGTCTCATACCGGTAGGTTAGATCAGCTCATGGATTGTAGATGACATCAGACTCAAGAAAGACAAAATTCGAAGGGATATTATTCATTATGATATCCCACTTAACAATATCTTCCTATTTCCTTTGGTTCCCGCCACTCTTTTCCAGAGTTAAAAAGCAAGCACTCTACTCTCCACACCGTGCTTCAGCAGCCTTGTTTGAGCATAACCACCTTAacaaacttttctttttctcaattgGTGCCGCACCAATGTCTCCTAATATACAATCATTCTGAATTTTGTCCTTTCTTGTGTGGCCACACATCCAGAATTTTATGTTTCTGGTCTCTATAAATTCCAGCAGTATATTATGGGCATGGATACAGCTATAACCTCATTGAATTGAATTCTTCTTGTTTGTAATAGATTATATCTTTGTAATACAATTTGACTAGTTGTGTTATGCATTTGGAAGGACAAGCTGTTATCTAATGTTACATTTACTACTACACAACGTTGCAGGAGTGTCTGCTTGGCcttctaaaaacaaaaactgtGATATACATAACTCATCAAGTAGAGTTCTTACCTGATGCTGATCTAATATTGGTAAGTCATTCGTATTTTTCATTCTAatgaattcaaataaatatcagAATTTACTGTTAtcaatgtttttcttttgcttaCAATTTGTGTAGGTCATGAGAGAAGGAAGGATAACTCAATCAGGAAAATACAATGACATTCTCAGGTCAGACACTGATTTTATGGAACTTGTAGGTGCACATAGAGAAGCTTTGTCTTCAGTTATGTCCTCAGAGAGAATTCCCACACTTGAAACAGTGAATATCTCCACAAAGGACTCAGATTCATTAAGATATTTTGAACTTGagcaagaagagaaaaacatagATGACCATCATGATAAGTCAGATGACACAGTTAAGCCAAAAGGCCAACTGATTCAAGAGGAAGAACGGGAAAAGGGTAGAGTTCGGTTTAAGGTCTACTGGAAATACATCACAACAGCTTATGGAGGAGCTTTTGTACCCTTTATATTGCTCTCACAGACACTTACCACGGTTTTTCAGATTGGAAGCAACTATTGGATGACTTTAGAAACTCCTATTTCTGCAACTGCAGAAACTGGTATTGAAAGCTTTACCCTTATGGTTGTCTATGTTGCTTTGGCGATTGGAAGTTCATTTTTCAACCTTGTCATATCAGTTCTTAGAGAGATAGCTGGATACAAGACAGCCACTATACTCTTTAATAAAATGCATTTTTGCTTTTTCCGAGCACCAATGTCATTTTTTGATGCCACCCCAAGTGGGAGAATCCTTAATAGAGTATGTCACAATTTGTTGATTCTTCTTGACTGGTTTAATTTGAagagacaacttatttttaattgatcatGACAGTAAATTATTTATGACAGTTTGATTTCTCTATTTCCTTTTTCAATTGACCATGTTGAATATATTTGCTGTCTAaacttttggttttaatttatgttGCAGGCTTCAacagatcaaaacacaatagaCATAAGCATTTCATATTTGGTATGGGTATTTACCTTCATTTTGATTCACCTCTTGGGAACTATTGTTGTGATGTCTCAAGCTGCATGGCAGGTGTTTATAGTATTGATTCCTATCACGGCCACTTGCATATGGTACCAGGTAGTTTTCTGGACAATGTCTAACCAATATCATATGACACCACTAACATCAGAAGTCACTTAATGAATCTGATGTTGACTTTTATTCCTCCTTTTTTGTCTTTCAAGGAACATGTTTTCCTCATTGATTCAACATTTAaagtgaaattgattttatcatAATTCTCAAGAGTTctgagaggaagaagaaagagaacaaTGTAATCTCTCTAATATTATTGTGCAAATTAACAATAGTATTATGTATGCTAAAAGAGTGCTTCAATATATGCAGCGATACTATTCTGCATCAGCACGGGAACTGGCACGATTAGTTGGTATATGCCAAGCTCCTGTTATACAACATTTTTCGGAAACAATTTCTGGATCAACAACCATAAGATGTTTTGAGCAAGAATCGAGATTTAATGACATACATATGAAACTGATAGATAGATATTCTCAACCCAGATTATACAGTGCCAGTGCAATAGAATGGTTGGCTTTCAGATTGGATATTCTATCCATTACCACATTTGCCTTCTGTTTggtttccttgatatcttttccAAATTCAATTACTGCTCCGGGTAAGTACTTTGGATTACATACATTCACTAGTCATATATACATTACTCTTTATAACATTAGGCATAAAACTTCATTCCTTTCCtacttcaattttgtttttgtcaagGCATTGCGGGATTAGCTGTGACGTATGGGCTTAATCTAAATGAactacaatataatttaatctggGATCTTTGCAATTTGGAAAATGAATTTATATCCGTAGAAAGAATACTTCAATACACCTCCATCCCAAGTGAAGCTCCTCTTACAATAAAAGACAACCAACCAGATCATTCTTGGCCATCATTTGGAGAAGTTCATATCCAGGATTTACAGGTACCTTTCAAAAGTTATTCATTTGCTTCATTCTGAATTGAAGGATAAACTTGGTTACAAATATGTCCTGATCTTTTTTATTAACGAGGAAGTGGGTGATTCAGGTTCGATATGCGCCTCATTTGCCTCTAATTTTACGTGGTCTTACTTGCACTTTCGCTGCTGGAGCAAAAACTGGCATTGTGGGAAGAACAGGAAGTGGAAAATCAACTCTAGTGCTAACACTTTTTCGACTTCTTGAACCTGTTGCTGGACAGATATTGATAGATAGTGTTGACATATCTTTGATTGGAATTCATGATTTGAGGTCCAGACTGAGCATTATTCCACAGGATCCAACAATGTTTGAAGGGACTGTTCGAAGCAACTTGGACCCCCTGGAAGAATACACAGATGAACAGATTTGGGAGGTAATTTGGATTTTCTGACATTATGAAGAACTTGTGTTGCCTCTTTTAGTGCAAGTTAtgcatatattaatatataagttatattttaggCTCTAGATATGTGCCAACTTGGAGATGAAGTAAGGAAGAAAGAAGGGAAACTTGACTCCTCAGGTTTGACTTCTCAAAACTTTGAACATAGATATAGGGTGTGTTACTAGTGACACTTACTAATTATATGACTACATGTGGTGAGAAAGTACTCCCTCTGGTCCACAATATAAGGCACCATTTAGAAAGAATTGATGGTCCTTTTTATAAGGCATTTTACAATTCctataaaacatttaattttccCCCATTATTTGCCCTTATTAAATACTTATTTGTGCTTTTTATTGATTATGGTATTACTTATCATCTTGAGTTTTTGAAGTTACTGAGAATGGAGAAAATTGGAGTATGGGCCAAAGGCAATTGGTGTGCCTCGGCCGCGTTCTACTAAAGAAAAGCAAGATATTGGTGCTTGATGAAGCTACTGCCTCAGTTGATACAGCCACAGATAATATTATTCAGCAAACAGTGAAGcaacatttttcagaatgtacAGTCATTACCATTGCTCATAGAATAACTTCAATCCTGGATAGTGACATGGTTCTGTTTCTAAATCAAGGTAAGCatcactttctttttttcttctttatttgtcagttcttttactttttttttcatcatgaaTGTGGATATGATTTCTCTTCATATCAATTCTTCAGGGCTCATTGAGGAATATGATTCACCAAAGAAACTACTTAAGAACAATTCTTCATCTCTTGCTCAACTAGTTGCAGAATACACAAGGAGATCAAACTGTGGTTTTGGAACTTAAACTGATACTGAATTGAAAATTAGCCTGGAATCAGATATGTTGTTAGTGATATATATAAGGAAAACATAAAGTGAGATTAAATTTCATTATTCAATGAGTGCTCAAAACTGAGCATGAGAAAAGTATATGGTAATTTTGTGTAACAGTTAAATTGAAGGACATATTCTGTTGAAAAAGAAGATACAGTGAGATTAAATTCCATAATTTAATCAGTACTCAATGTTAGAAAGTGTCACATCACCATCACCAcctatttcaattttcaaaatacaCGTGTGTTAAACAGCTTCGtatcaattggttttaagttaaaatataatactaaaaagTAAGACTAAGCAATATTTGGTAATTGTGAAAAAGTTCAATTCGAGGGCATATTCTGTTTGCAGCCCTGTATCGAATCGATCCAGGAATTGGTCCaagtttcgatttttttttttaatttctgttggcattttgaaacaaaatattgTTACGAATCTCCATGTCATTGGGTTGACTATATCTTTTTCAAGGAATAATAGAACAAGATTACCAGATCATTTTGGGAATGGAAAATGGATATCTGGAACGAATCTTGATATGATGAAGATATATTAAAAacgaatttttaaattgaatgcatGAAAAGACATAAGTAATATACGTgtttattttctgaattttaaattatattaaatttctgtaaaaaaaaagtatattaaatttagaagtggattataaaataattttgtatgtgGAGTGTAGTACTTTGTTGCATGAAAGTGtgttttgtaagaattttgAGGAGTTTTTAATCAGGTTATAAACtattttgacaaaataaatagtatcataattaaaaattactgataagttaaaaattattaaatataaatacaatattttaaaattttaatgtattaaatattatatattttattaaatatatctgttttttttttaatgtttacgGGTAGTGACTAATAACATTCATATTGTTtacattattttgttatttttaagttaaaataaataagaatttaaaaggATAGATGAAAATGAGGACAGGAGGACAACTTGTGTAAAAGAAAATCTTACAAGGGACGGGTGATCAATTGACATTTGACATTTGATAGTTGCAGCTGTATTTCATCTCTCAATGCACTAGGATTGATGTTGAAAGCCTGAAACAAATATCGTAGTTATTTATGAAGACTGTatagtattattttatgttggagttaataattcaaaaaattctaactcaactttttttttcttagctgCTTACATTTAATAATGAGTTTAAGATTAGGTAATCTTGGTGTAAAAAAGTTTACATtgttaatcaataaaaatcattgttaatataattttaaaatataaaaataagataagaaacTTGTTATGAGAGTGTTTGGTTTGGCGATAGACCCACACGCAATCAAAACTGTGGTAATACCGTTATAAAATTAAAGCAACTCAATAATACTTTTCATTATATATTGGtcataaaaataaaggaaaggtGATATACTTTAAACGTACTGCTAAATCAAGCATACACTATGTATTTGTGATTCTCCCATCCTTATTCTTGCCATTTACATTTCTATATGCAGTAAGTCATTATTGGTCATTCCATTTCATTGCTTTCATTATATTAACATCTTACGACTATTATttgtttatcttcttttttttaataactttagtTAATTACGTTTTCTAATTTAGTACTTATTTTTCACAGACTTAATATGTCTGTacattttgatgatgatcaagtATTTTAGCCCagcttttttctcaaaaaaaaagaagtatttTAGCCCGGCTTTAAAATAACTTTTCCACATGATAATTTCGAAATATAGATTTCTTACTAACGCGCTGAAGCTGAAGAAGTCTGTATTTTATTCCAATATGGTGTGGATttagttcttttctttttaagataGTCTTGTACTCAAAATGTTGAATTCCAAATATAATAAAGAATGTGTCTAATATTCTGAGTCTGAATGAAGCAGGTGTACAAATGCAGATACAAACATTGTAATTTTAGCTCAACTTACAACTATATATGAAGCACTTTTGCATTATATttccaatattttcttttggatttactattttttattcgttaaattttttaaaagaattgtaTTTAATCCctgaattttttattgatatttagtcatttaacttttatttcattgtaacttttagtctcttaattttttttcgtctttacttttagttccttaaaatgattaaaaataaggatagaaaaaaattaaagaactaaaagtaagaaaaaaaaattaaaaactataaaaagacTTAacaatttagaaactaaaaataaaaaatttaaggactcaaaacataattttttatttttttattttggattggTTATGAATCTTAAAACACATTTCAATGCAATTGTTGTCTTCATGGCCATACACGGCTTTGTACATAAACATTATATTATGTCTTCATTTGTTAGTGTACTCACTTAAGACACACACCATGACAACACTCCCATCTCCCTCACTCCTCTTTATCCTCCCAAACCTTAAATTCTCCAAAACACGTGCCCAGTGTGTCAACGGTTTGCTTTGTATCCACCCCAAATGCACTGTTAAGTTTTCTTCTCGTGTCAATGCTTTCACTCTCGTAGCAAACCCCACCACTAGACAGGTTATTACTCTCCCCCTTGATCAATCTATAGACAAAGATTTTGCAAGTCAACTCATTTTGGATACAACGCTGATCAAGATGAGTTCAAAGTTCTTGGCATGGTTATGTATCAAGGTGGTTCTCATCATGAGGTCAAGGTTTTCATTGTGACACTTCATGGAGGGTTATTTCTCCTAAAAGACACTATGCTTTGATGTACCATGACCTTTTGTCCGCTTTTGGTAAGAAGGGCCTTTGTGTGAATGGTGCTATTTATTGGACATGTTCAACTGGTCTTCTTAGATTCGATGTGGGGACTGAACAGTTCAGGGGTCATGCCTGCTCCTCCAAGATATCTGGAGGGAGTTGTTTGGAATTTGAAGCACCTGAATCTCATGGAAATTCATGGTTGTTTGTGTTTGCCTGGACACACGTACAATAATAGCAGAAATTTGAAGTTGTGGATTTTGATGGACTACATGTGGGAGCAACAAAAAAGTGTTGTCCTCCCTTCTAGGGTTATTTTTCCACTCTGTAGAGTCCCCACAGGTGAGATCCTACTTCTGCCATATTTTCTTGATAGATGTGTTGGAGAAGCCTACAGTGACATGGACACAACAAGCTCCAGGAGTCTTGTGGTCATGGAAATGCCTTGTGATCCATTGTGGGGTGATCATACATTAGTAGACTTTGACATTTTCtattctcaagaaagcttcagGCTATTAAGTGAAGAGACTTAGtgcatatatatttgttttattgttgCAAAGAGACTTTTAGGGCAAAATGAGATTTGCAAAAGCATCCAAATCCTTCATTTTGCAACGTTGAGTTTGTGAACCATTAGatttttcttggaattcatgcacCGCATTTAGAACGGAAATCTAAGCATAGCCTTAGCCTTAGGTTTATCTCTTTTTAGATAGCAATACTCCTTCTTGCTTGaagagatgttttttttataattgtttttatttccaAACATTAAGGGCTTTATGCTTTCTGGGTGTTATCTTAAATGGCATTTCCAACATTTGGAATGACATTGCTTTTGATGTTCTGTTTATTTCTGGACGTACCGTGACAGTTAGTGAATAGTTATATTTTGCAGCCTAGTCCATCGTGTATGCTCTTGCAAAGTTCGCTCCTATAGTAGCTAACCTCTTCTTGTCATTCAATTCCTATAgcacataatcaaattaatctaCATTATAATGgaaaaattatatacaaaatgaaaatcaaagggTAAGGATCATGTGTGGCAAAATTCAGACAAAGGATTGATTAGACCGTGTTAGCCGTGCTCTTTTCAAGGTTCTCATATATGATTCCATCATTGCCATAATAATTGGAAGCTGCAGCTGCAGTGGTGAAAAGGGTATTTGCCAAAGGAGCTGGCACGGAAGTGAGCTTCACATTGAGCTCGAAATATGCAAGGATCCAGCCAAGAAAATGTATTGATATTAAAATCATCTCACTATAATAGTGatgttaaacatatttttatactaaatttattaaatctATCATGCTCAAGTAACTATGAATTGCAGATATGTTTGAATAAACTATATTTCATCATTATGTTTCtctaattatgttttattaacattttttatatttattatataattattattaggatatcattttaaaaaaattaactaattggaagttttgattttattatgtaataacttGTACTAAATATCTATCGATAATATTTatagaggaaaaaaatgaacataatTGTATGTATCAGCTACAAAGAATAAGTCATAATTAAGTTTTGCTAGTTGCTTCAGTTTTGTGTTTGCAGGCCTCTTATATGCTTTAAAAAGTTGttcatatatttttcatgtatCTTGAATTCTTGATGATAGTTTGGCCGTCAATATAGTACTTAAATTCTTTTAGATTGGTACAATCTTTAGATATTGACTTTGATGTTGCTCTTGTATATACATACATTAAATACATTTGTAACCATTATTTGGTTAAATCTTTTGATCTCTTTCCTCTCTCGTTGTCTTGTATCTGAAACGATGTAGTTGCATGTTGTTCATCATGTAGAGATGACTACAAAAagtgaaattaattataaaaaaaaaaaatacattctaaaacgGTTGTCCTTAAGATTGTCTTAGAATATTATACATTTTACAACGGTTCATTACAACCGTCGTCGTAGATGTCCACACTTTCTACAACACCTGATACGACGATGGTCAATAATCAATGTTATAAGTTACAAATAATCGATGTAGAAGGCTTTCATTGTAGTAGTATAACATGAGACTTTGCACCAAACATGATCAATTGTGGGGTTCATTCTAGTTTATGTAAGAATTAGAACCACGaaagacaacaaaaaaaaaaatataaataaataaatgagtacATCTACTAGTAGGTTACGGAGGAAAAAAATTCTATAAGAAATTTTAACCTTTCTTTAAACATATCACTACACGTGGGCAGTGCAATTTGTTGCTGTCATGTAATCCTATACATAATTCAGTGTTAGTCCTACTATGTACTATAAACCTGTATGAACACTTAACTCTAGTCTAGTGAACAAAAGGAGGGGATTACTGTCGCCAAAGATATCAAATCAAGAGAGCTGAAGTCAGAAGTTAGAATGGTTCAGAAGTCCATCAATGGCCACAATGTTTGGTCGAGCACCCCTTTTGTAGATGTTGGATTAATCCCACTCCTATGATCCTTGTGTCATTGGTCTGTAATACACAAAATTGATATATTGGCATTTATAACGAGTTATattgcaatattttttaaacaactttttttgtatatattctAGACCATCCAAAAAAGTTATAGGATAAGGAAAGTGGTTGAGATATTATATTCATACAACAACTTCGATAAAACTTCAGTTTCTCTCTGCCTCTCTCAATACCATTTATCTTATTTCACACTTTGCTAGCTCGTCTTCTTATTTCTCTTATGTGTAAgttgtataaatttatttataattaaaatttcttttaaaaagattGTACCTTTTGATCTCTCTCATCTTTTAAGTATTTGGTGATTTGACATTTTACAAGTgtgaaaaaaagtataaaaacaaTGTGTTGTGAAACAatcatttttttcactaaatgaTGCAATAGACTCCCGGTGATCTAATAGCACAGAATGAAGGTGTAATAAGTTTGTTTCactaaattagtaaattttgtgTGTAACATCATCACCCATGATAAAAGtagtttctttacctcttccaAACCTCGATTTACGAAGACATTGTCGCATACTATGTTCATTCCAATGCAACATCTCATCATTTTTATCTGATGGGATTATTTTTGGCTCCACAGGCTCACCATGTTTTCTGTGGCCCTGTAAAAGTTTTGGTGCATAAAATAAGATGCAAACTAATAGAAATAGAATAATAGGAATTTTCATATCAAGATTTCATATACGATCCTCACTTTGTGAAAACATCACAACTAAATTTCCATCAAAAGtaagcaaaaaataataagaaaccCTTATTTGGTCATTGAAAGATTCTAAGAACAATAATTTAGTTTGCAAATGATATACACCAGTTTGGTCCTCTAGTGACATTTGAGgaattaaattatcatttaagaAGTTACTATTCACTAGAACTAAATTAATGACACTTGaggaataaaattatcatttgagAATCATGTTGATGTTACTGATCCTTGGAGAATTAAGTTATAGATTACTCTTTTTATAATAGTAAAGAAAGTTTTACACAACCACTagtgaatcaaaattaaatacacTAGAAAATAATTATCTCCAGCTATTAGTAAAAAACACGTGTTGGGAGTTAGTTGCCAAGCCTGAGATGATTTcagtttatattataaaaagtgGTACATTGGCCATGACCAACAATGATAACCTTAAGGTTTTGTTTGATCACAAAAAGTGTTTACATTCACCTGAGGATTTCATAACTTACCTGAGTATCTATCAAAGCATCCATTTTATCTGTGAAATCAAAGTCCATGTAATAATTTGAGTTGTATGTATCAGCTACatcaaatgatttttgttgAACACGAGGAGCCAGGTACTTTTTTGATACATAGTTGGAAGTCACATCCTGATGGTTTGTGTTGTAACTATGTTTCCTTTCTGAAACTTCTATCCCATGTTCTGTTAAAACATATGTGCCTTTTGCAAAGGTTGGATCCAGAGCACTGACTTTTCTTATTGAGCCATTTGACAATATGGATGAAGCTTTTGGTTTTCTCCTTTTAGCCCATGTAAAGCCACTAGATCCCGAGACTGGTGATGGTCCTGAGTATACACTGTATCCATTGCAACCATTCACCACTTGGGCAGCCTCTGACTTCGCATCATATGAAGGCTTTGGTTGCTCTTTATGCATAGCTCCTGCTACTTTTCCTTTTGTAACATGTGCCCTACCATCATCTGGAGCAGCATTTTGAGAATCATTCTGCATTTCCTTCACAAAGAAAAAAGGCAAGTGAATAAAAgtagctatttttttttctagtcgTGTGGCATTGTGCAATTAAAGCAAGAGCACCTCTTTCAAAGCTGGTTTGTTGAAATTGATATGGTCATGGGAAACTTTGTGGACTTGTCTTTGCCTTTTTGATGTTACGGCCTCTCTCACTTTACCTCCATTCTTTTTCCTGAGCATAAGATTAAGACTTCGGTCACAGAAATAGgaaataaatcaaacaaaatttcaatAGAAACATTTGGTTAAATTTTGAATCATTTGATTACTTAAGATGCCAGGTTAATGgtttaaatgaatatttaaaacCATAAGGAGATTAtgaatataaagataaaaaacaatgaATAACTTATTCCCCTGGTTTATAATTACCAACTTTTTCACTTGAGATGCCTAATTCTCCTGCATAAGGTTTTGATAGAATGAATATATGTGGATGTGGCGAAATATTAggccttggcctttgaagatgATGCAACCTTTAATTTTCATTCCGTAGAATAATGATAACTAGATTCATgaataagactcaaagcatgagaaaaaatcaagaataaAATAGCTTTATCGTGACTATTTTCTAAGAATAGAAGACAAGACCACTGACCACATATGATATACCTGCGCACATCTTCCCAATTTTTGGCATCCATTTCTTTGCTTGGTGGATACTTTGGCAGGAGTGATGGATTACAAGCATATGGCTTGGTGCTGAAATACTACAGAAGGTACAACATGAAACATAGAATCAGAAATCAAACTTAATTCTGTGCAATAGGCAACAGTGAGCAAACATCTTAATAGCATAGCATTTTCAGAATAACAATTATGAAAATTACACATGAAACACCATCCTCAAAGTTAACCCATGAAACTCATTCTTTATGATAAAGataaatcttattaaaaaaaggaagaagaataaaatgCATAAAGAATTCACCTCAGACATGAGGGCAGAGGAGGCAGTCCCACGTTTAGAGGGATCAATGGAAAGTAAGGTCTCTAGTAGGTTTACAGCAGTTGCAGGAAAACCCCTACACCGCTCCTTAAGAGAAGTTTTGTAATTAGTCCGAGGCTTAAACATTGTGGCCAGAGGAAGCTTATTCTTTTTCCAGAACTCCTCTGGTGGAGAACCACAAAGCTTGAAAATTTTGTGTAATTGTTCAACCTGTAGATTAAAGAAGAATATACAACAAATCAAGCCACCAAAGTTTTAGTGTTAGCCTGACAGATGCATTGCTAGTCTAGCCTAGTAAATTCCTTTgtatcattatttttctttgaatttatcttgtttgattatcCTTAGAAGGATGAATAATGTCTTGATTTTTATCTCACTGAAGTCAAAGCCATATGGCAATTTCATGATCCTATTAATTAATGTGATGTACCGATAAGGTAAATTTCTGTTAGGGATGTAAAAATGTTTTAACAGTGTATATAAATTAAGAGAAATCATAGTAAAAGACTCCTTAACATACTAATTTGAACACACCCTCTACTATTAGCTGAAACTTATTGAAAATCTCAAAATTTCGTGATCTCACTTCAAATTTAATGATCCCCACTTATAATTTTgggatttttaataaattccaaCCAATAGTAG
Encoded proteins:
- the LOC114395796 gene encoding ABC transporter C family member 3-like isoform X1; amino-acid sequence: MEKLASLEEVLLNGGSSVNNSSDPSKTIGNENLTCYSNAGFFSILTFSWISPLLSLGNEKTLDHEDLPLLAADDSAYGAFTTFRNNLESECGSDLRRVTTLKLVKVLIFSTWKGIVLSGLLEFLCTCASFVGPYLIESLVQYFNQEHKFKNEGYMLAIAFVAAKLVECLPDRHGRFNLEQVGVRMQSMLVAMIYAKGLTLSCQSKEGYSSGEIINLMTVDAERVDELCWHMHAPWICVLKVALAMLILYKSVGVASIAAFAATVIVMLLNLPVASLQEKFQGKIMEFKDKRMKVTSEILKNMKILKLQAWEMKFLSKIFHLRKTEETLLKKFLVSSATMTCLLFNAPTFIAVVTFSACFLIGIPLESGKILSALATFEILQMPIYSLPDTISMIAQTKVSFDRITSFLSLDDLQTDVVEKLPRGSSDIAIELVNGNFSWNLSSLNTTLKNINLTVFHGMRVAVCGTVASGKSSLLSCIIGEIPKISGTLKVCGSKAYVSQSPWVESGKIEENILFGKEMDREKYEKVLEACSLTKDLEVLPFGDQTIIGEKGINLSGGQKQRVQIARALYQDADIYLFDDPFSSVDAHTGSHLFRECLLGLLKTKTVIYITHQVEFLPDADLILVMREGRITQSGKYNDILRSDTDFMELVGAHREALSSVMSSERIPTLETVNISTKDSDSLRYFELEQEEKNIDDHHDKSDDTVKPKGQLIQEEEREKGRVRFKVYWKYITTAYGGAFVPFILLSQTLTTVFQIGSNYWMTLETPISATAETGIESFTLMVVYVALAIGSSFFNLVISVLREIAGYKTATILFNKMHFCFFRAPMSFFDATPSGRILNRASTDQNTIDISISYLVWVFTFILIHLLGTIVVMSQAAWQVFIVLIPITATCIWYQRYYSASARELARLVGICQAPVIQHFSETISGSTTIRCFEQESRFNDIHMKLIDRYSQPRLYSASAIEWLAFRLDILSITTFAFCLVSLISFPNSITAPGIAGLAVTYGLNLNELQYNLIWDLCNLENEFISVERILQYTSIPSEAPLTIKDNQPDHSWPSFGEVHIQDLQVRYAPHLPLILRGLTCTFAAGAKTGIVGRTGSGKSTLVLTLFRLLEPVAGQILIDSVDISLIGIHDLRSRLSIIPQDPTMFEGTVRSNLDPLEEYTDEQIWEALDMCQLGDEVRKKEGKLDSSVTENGENWSMGQRQLVCLGRVLLKKSKILVLDEATASVDTATDNIIQQTVKQHFSECTVITIAHRITSILDSDMVLFLNQGLIEEYDSPKKLLKNNSSSLAQLVAEYTRRSNCGFGT
- the LOC114395796 gene encoding ABC transporter C family member 3-like isoform X2; the encoded protein is MEKLASLEEVLLNGGSSVNNSSDPSKTIGNENLTCYSNAGFFSILTFSWISPLLSLGNEKTLDHEDLPLLAADDSAYGAFTTFRNNLESECGSDLRRVTTLKLVKVLIFSTWKGIVLSGLLEFLCTCASFVGPYLIESLVQYFNQEHKFKNEGYMLAIAFVAAKLVECLPDRHGRFNLEQVGVRMQSMLVAMIYAKGLTLSCQSKEGYSSGEIINLMTVDAERVDELCWHMHAPWICVLKVALAMLILYKSVGVASIAAFAATVIVMLLNLPVASLQEKFQGKIMEFKDKRMKVTSEILKNMKILKLQAWEMKFLSKIFHLRKTEETLLKKFLVSSATMTCLLFNAPTFIAVVTFSACFLIGIPLESGKILSALATFEILQMPIYSLPDTISMIAQTKVSFDRITSFLSLDDLQTDVVEKLPRGSSDIAIELVNGNFSWNLSSLNTTLKNINLTVFHGMRVAVCGTVASGKSSLLSCIIGEIPKISGTLKVCGSKAYVSQSPWVESGKIEENILFGKEMDREKYEKVLEACSLTKDLEVLPFGDQTIIGEKGINLSGGQKQRVQIARALYQDADIYLFDDPFSSVDAHTGSHLFRECLLGLLKTKTVIYITHQVEFLPDADLILVMREGRITQSGKYNDILRSDTDFMELVGAHREALSSVMSSERIPTLETVNISTKDSDSLRYFELEQEEKNIDDHHDKSDDTVKPKGQLIQEEEREKGRVRFKVYWKYITTAYGGAFVPFILLSQTLTTVFQIGSNYWMTLETPISATAETGIESFTLMVVYVALAIGSSFFNLVISVLREIAGYKTATILFNKMHFCFFRAPMSFFDATPSGRILNRASTDQNTIDISISYLVFIVLIPITATCIWYQRYYSASARELARLVGICQAPVIQHFSETISGSTTIRCFEQESRFNDIHMKLIDRYSQPRLYSASAIEWLAFRLDILSITTFAFCLVSLISFPNSITAPGIAGLAVTYGLNLNELQYNLIWDLCNLENEFISVERILQYTSIPSEAPLTIKDNQPDHSWPSFGEVHIQDLQVRYAPHLPLILRGLTCTFAAGAKTGIVGRTGSGKSTLVLTLFRLLEPVAGQILIDSVDISLIGIHDLRSRLSIIPQDPTMFEGTVRSNLDPLEEYTDEQIWEALDMCQLGDEVRKKEGKLDSSVTENGENWSMGQRQLVCLGRVLLKKSKILVLDEATASVDTATDNIIQQTVKQHFSECTVITIAHRITSILDSDMVLFLNQGLIEEYDSPKKLLKNNSSSLAQLVAEYTRRSNCGFGT